The Episyrphus balteatus chromosome 4, idEpiBalt1.1, whole genome shotgun sequence genome includes a window with the following:
- the LOC129919715 gene encoding UPF0489 protein C5orf22 homolog has product MEPEIKRCKLEPTTTNTNTKPLRKFKKIPIFIVDYHNDVLEFIYRCFGSRHLPLTNNTLVHFDSHPDMVISKAIPASCVENKDFLLNELSIENWIMPTLYAGQFNHLVWLKNSWCSQIPVGKYDFRIGEHQDLMYVDLPVDYFASEGNYSEKEHLERSKTIKFEVYNVDENVEAIQLERYVLDIDLDFFSTKNPFLEVYKKANCYEQLKTIFNYDRTKMSLEASKERCRQLDDLKAAFEYIDEHKSLDLYENNDIPEDTFEALKELVASMAEHYQPDEVEWSLVFDAGCTSDNDGLPHHVSTDDELLEHYRRFKEFLTSLPCPPVVVTISRSSEDDYCPVNQVTAIQCHVIEMLVDVFEDKIHSKAIMHYLNEEWDVMDL; this is encoded by the coding sequence ATGGAACCGGAGATAAAACGTTGCAAACTCGAGCCAACAaccaccaacaccaacaccaaacCCCTGCGCAAATTCAAGaaaataccaattttcattgTCGACTATCACAACGATGTATTGGAATTTATTTATCGATGTTTTGGATCCCGCCACTTACCTCTAACAAATAACACACTTGTCCATTTCGATTCACATCCTGATATGGTCATATCAAAAGCTATACCAGCTTCATGTGTTGAAAATAAAGATTTCTTATTAAATGAATTAAGTATAGAAAATTGGATTATGCCAACTTTATATGCGGGGCAATTCAATCATTTGGTGTGGTTGAAAAACTCTTGGTGTTCACAAATTCCCGTGGGGAAATATGATTTTCGAATTGGCGAACATCAAGATTTGATGTATGTTGATTTGCCAGTTGATTATTTTGCTTCCGAGGGGAATTATAGTGAAAAGGAACATTTGGAACGAtcaaaaacaatcaaatttGAAGTTTACAATGTTGATGAGAATGTTGAAGCAATTCAATTGGAAAGATATGTTCTAGACATTGATTTAGACTTTTTTAGTACAAAGAATCCCTTCCTTGAGGTGTACAAAAAAGCAAATTGCTATGAACAATTAAAGACAATCTTTAATTATGATCGAACTAAAATGTCATTGGAAGCTTCTAAAGAGCGATGCCGTCAATTAGACGATCTCAAGGCAGCCTTTGAATATATTGATGAACACAAGTCATTagatttatatgaaaataatgACATCCCAGAAGATACATTCGAGGCGCTAAAAGAGCTTGTAGCCAGTATGGCGGAACACTATCAACCCGATGAAGTTGAGTGGTCATTAGTATTCGATGCTGGTTGTACATCGGATAATGATGGTTTACCTCATCATGTATCAACTGATGACGAACTACTTGAACATTATAGACGTTTTAAAGAATTTCTTACAAGCCTTCCCTGTCCACCAGTAGTTGTGACAATATCACGATCTTCTGAGGATGACTATTGTCCAGTTAATCAAGTAACTGCCATACAGTGTCATGTAATTGAAATGTTGGTTGATGTTTTCGAGGATAAAATCCATTCGAAGGCGATTATGCATTATTTGAATGAAGAATGGGATGTTATGGATCTGTAG
- the LOC129919079 gene encoding TBC1 domain family member 31-like codes for MTTYFFARRLMSIIEPTDCFRVALSKDKEFLSTIRHTGEGNIYNVSALIDCLKSAQNCVQMLRQTAVFQPKALSVNCFDNEYGHYPSKYRLLIWAALLDVPCNKSKFSEIVKMGTHSTAVALNASLKLKDSTARRYLIKIFSCLGHWSKIFGISDFVPEFIFPFVKIFSNSLTVCFEIIATILTNQCQLWFEFHPLEPQNYLGMCENILNHFDPQLVKFYSKTQVTAKEYAWSIISNGFSEILDEEAMEIELTLAEEHIKDQDLELISHKYEIDDILSEADYQPMRNSLEIR; via the coding sequence ATGACAACATACTTTTTTGCCAGACGATTGATGTCGATAATAGAGCCCACAGACTGTTTTAGGGTTGCTCTATCCAAAGATAAAGAGTTCCTAAGCACGATAAGGCACACAGGAGAGGGCAACATTTATAATGTTAGCGCATTGATTGACTGTCTTAAATCAGCCCAGAACTGTGTTCAAATGCTACGCCAAACTGCCGTGTTCCAACCAAAAGCTCTGTCGGTGAATTGTTTTGACAATGAATACGGACACTATCCAAGTAAATATCGGTTGCTCATTTGGGCTGCTCTCCTCGATGTACCCTGCAACAAGTCAAAATTTtcagaaatagtcaaaatggGAACTCACTCAACAGCTGTTGCATTAAATGCCAGCCTAAAGTTGAAAGATTCAACAGCCAGGCGTTATCtcataaaaattttctcatGTCTTGGTCATTGGTCGAAGATCTTTGGCATAAGTGACTTTGTCCCGGAATTCATCTTTCCATTTGTGAAGATTTTCTCCAACAGTCTTACTGTTTGCTTTGAAATTATTGCTACAATTCTAACGAATCAATGCCAGTTGTGGTTTGAGTTTCATCCATTGGAGCCCCAAAACTATTTGGGAATGTGTGAAAATATCCTAAATCACTTTGATCCTCAGTTGGTGAAATTCTATTCCAAAACTCAAGTTACAGCGAAAGAATATGCTTGGTCGATTATATCAAATGGATTCTCTGAGATTCTAGATGAAGAGGCAATGGAAATCGAGTTGACATTAGCCGAAGAACACATCAAAGATCAGGACTTGGaattaatttcacataaatatgaaattgatgatATTTTAAGTGAAGCCGATTACCAACCAATGAGGAATAGTTTAGAAATACGATAA
- the LOC129919524 gene encoding splicing factor Cactin, with protein MDSANEIKLLKRLETKRLNEILERKRLKEELKSKETPSEKRARRLQEKKAKEARRRERMGWDTEYQHYTNQDNPFGDAHLTSTFVWGKKLEKEGFKNVAPETVEVMHRQKQVENKKELEKVKKRRQKREMERLSREEEMNMLQRSREATKFEEWEKQEDMFHLKQARLRSSIRIRDGRAKPIDLLAQYISNSNLEQNIEMQMHEPYTFLNGLDIQDLEDLLVDIEVYIDLEKGTNSEFWNDMTVIANDELQKLRKLELGCEYDAKIGRREGIHQSVSKEVSDVFRGKTAQQLEELRHKIETKIMRKTDGVDISYWESLLSKLKAHMARARLRDRHQLKLRQKLELLKNSTVEDSKSTITLENSLKEEVEGMTSPDLDHEHDSNVVANEEEVEENDNDESHSNMCYDLYNDGCYSPPYLKPDEIEGFKLITSEEAEDRIETLRKTLIESIYEDSSMSREDLLLQQEARKGMTDDEAVFSVETKLESQVYLWSDKYRPRKPRYFNRVHTGFEWNKYNQTHYDMDNPPPKIVQGYKFNIFYPDLINQSCTPQYFLTPCADNVDFAVLRFHAGPPYEDIAFKIVNREWEFSYKRGFRCQFQNNIFQLWFHFKRYRYRR; from the coding sequence ATGGATTCCGCTAACGAAATCAAATTACTAAAAAGACTTGAAACCAAACGATTAAATGAAATACTCGAACGTAAACGTTTAAAAGAAGAATTAAAATCTAAAGAAACACCTAGTGAAAAACGAGCACGTCGTTTGCAAGAGAAAAAAGCTAAAGAAGCTCGTCGACGTGAACGAATGGGTTGGGACACAGAATACCAACATTATACTAATCAAGATAATCCATTTGGTGATGCTCACTTAACATCAACATTTGTATGGGGTAAAAAACTAGAAAAAGaaggttttaaaaatgttgccCCCGAAACGGTGGAAGTTATGCATCGTCAGAAacaagttgaaaataaaaaagaacttgAAAAGGTTAAAAAGAGGAGGCAAAAGCGAGAAATGGAAAGATTATCTCGTGAAGAAGAAATGAATATGTTGCAACGTTCTCGTGAAGCAACTAAATTCGAAGAATGGGAAAAGCAAGAAGATATGTTTCATTTGAAACAGGCACGTCTTCGAAGTTCCATTCGAATTCGTGATGGTCGAGCAAAACCAATTGATTTACTTGCTCAATATATTTCCAATTCaaatttagaacaaaatattgaaatgcAAATGCATGAaccatatacttttttaaatggtttagaTATTCAAGATTTAGAAGATCTTTTAGTTGATATTGAAGTTTATATTGACCTTGAAAAAGGTACCAATTCTGAATTTTGGAATGACATGACTGTCATTGCCAATGATGAATTACAAAAGCTTCGCAAACTTGAGCTTGGTTGTGAATATGACGCCAAGATTGGGCGACGCGAAGGAATACACCAAAGTGTATCGAAAGAAGTTTCGGATGTCTTTCGTGGAAAGACAGCTCAACAATTGGAAGAGCTAAGACATAAAATTGAAACTAAAATTATGAGAAAAACTGATGGAGTTGATATCAGTTATTGGGAAAGTCTCTTGTCGAAGCTAAAAGCTCATATGGCTAGAGCAAGATTGAGAGATAGACATCAATTGAAATTGAGACAAAAGTTAGAGCTTTTGAAGAATTCTACTGTCGAGGATTCTAAATCGACTATAACTTTGGAGAATTCTTTAAAAGAAGAAGTCGAGGGTATGACTTCGCCTGATTTGGATCATGAGCATGATTCAAATGTGGTTGCCAATGAAGAAGAAGTTGAAGAGAATGACAACGACGAGAGTCATTCTAACATGTGTTATGATCTTTATAACGATGGATGTTATAGTCCTCCATATTTGAAACCTGATGAAATTGAAGGTTTCAAATTGATAACATCCGAAGAAGCTGAAGATCGTATTGAAACTTTACGAAAAACACTAATTGAGTCGATCTACGAAGACAGTTCAATGTCTCGAGAAGACCTCTTACTCCAACAGGAAGCACGTAAAGGAATGACAGACGACGAGGCAGTATTCTCTGTCGAAACTAAACTTGAATCACAAGTTTATTTATGGTCAGATAAATATCGCCCAAGAAAACCACGTTATTTCAATCGAGTTCATACTGGTTTCGAATGGAATAAATATAATCAAACTCATTATGATATGGATAATCCTCCCCCGAAAATTGTTCAAggttataaatttaatatattttatccAGATTTGATAAATCAAAGTTGTActccacaatattttttaacacctTGTGCTGATAATGTTGATTTTGCTGTGTTGAGATTTCATGCTGGTCCACCATATGAAGatattgcatttaaaattgttaatCGGGAGTGGGAATTTAGTTATAAGAGAGGATTTCGATGTCAATTTCAGAATAATATATTTCAATTGTGGTTTCATTTTAAACGTTATAGATATCGTCGTTAG